One window of Planctomycetaceae bacterium genomic DNA carries:
- a CDS encoding formylglycine-generating enzyme family protein, translated as MNPDADGYRLPTEAEWEFAARGGTISEWWFGDNASDSVEFEWTNLNSDGRPHRVGTLKANPFGLHDMHGNVWEWCHDLWQGQPYVPGVEVMSGTPGSQVVSLNAYAASRGGAFDVPAEVGRSGYRGASPILRTDGHISFRVARTLPLPSAIVPE; from the coding sequence GTGAACCCGGATGCCGACGGATATCGCCTGCCGACAGAGGCGGAATGGGAATTTGCCGCTCGTGGAGGAACCATCTCAGAGTGGTGGTTTGGCGACAACGCGTCTGATTCTGTCGAATTCGAATGGACCAATCTGAATTCCGATGGTCGACCCCACCGAGTCGGCACGTTAAAGGCGAACCCGTTCGGTCTTCACGACATGCATGGCAATGTCTGGGAATGGTGTCATGACCTCTGGCAGGGCCAGCCGTATGTTCCCGGTGTCGAGGTGATGTCGGGAACACCCGGATCGCAGGTCGTCAGCCTCAACGCCTACGCCGCGTCGCGTGGCGGAGCCTTTGATGTCCCGGCAGAGGTGGGGCGATCCGGCTATCGCGGCGCGTCGCCGATTCTTCGCACCGATGGTCATATTTCCTTTAGAGTTGCACGCACTTTACCGTTGCCGTCCGCGATTGTCCCTGAGTGA
- a CDS encoding SUMF1/EgtB/PvdO family nonheme iron enzyme, with product MSNGADPPAASVPFDRSQAEQYQEAWARFLEKPVRTTTSTGIPMCLIPPGDFVRGKTSEEIDSLMMAMEKKDLPDWCLSALSFELNQHRVAITPPFYIGTTEVTQAQFQQVMNSNPAGFAQSGTRKDDVVGLETSDFPVENVSWIDAVSFLIRLSHLDGLEPFTRSLKIRRGHCACEPGCRRISPADRGGMGICRSWRNHLRVVVWRQRV from the coding sequence ATGTCCAACGGTGCCGATCCACCCGCCGCCAGTGTTCCCTTTGACCGGTCTCAGGCAGAGCAGTATCAGGAAGCATGGGCTCGATTTCTGGAGAAACCGGTCAGGACCACGACTTCTACAGGGATTCCGATGTGCCTGATTCCGCCCGGTGACTTTGTGCGAGGAAAAACATCGGAAGAGATCGACAGCCTGATGATGGCCATGGAGAAAAAGGATCTGCCGGATTGGTGTTTATCCGCTCTGTCATTTGAACTCAATCAGCACAGGGTAGCCATCACGCCACCGTTCTACATCGGCACGACGGAAGTCACGCAGGCACAGTTTCAACAGGTCATGAACAGCAATCCCGCCGGGTTTGCACAGTCGGGAACCAGGAAGGACGACGTCGTCGGTCTGGAGACATCCGACTTCCCTGTGGAGAACGTGTCGTGGATCGACGCTGTCAGTTTCCTGATTCGTCTCAGCCATCTTGATGGGCTGGAACCTTTTACGAGATCGTTGAAGATCCGTCGGGGCCATTGTGCATGTGAACCCGGATGCCGACGGATATCGCCTGCCGACAGAGGCGGAATGGGAATTTGCCGCTCGTGGAGGAACCATCTCAGAGTGGTGGTTTGGCGACAACGCGTCTGA
- a CDS encoding serine/threonine-protein kinase, translating to MQDCAHPNIVPTYDFGQDGDKLFLASEFVAGSTLQGRIEEGPVTPREVAEWVAKIADAVYFAHERGIIHRDIKPHNILIDDRGEPQLTDFGLARRTDDESNLTLDGSVMGTPAYMSPEQHEVTMRKSDLRAISTAWGDPVQNC from the coding sequence CTGCAAGACTGCGCCCATCCGAATATCGTGCCGACCTACGATTTCGGACAGGATGGCGACAAACTGTTTCTGGCATCAGAGTTCGTTGCCGGGTCGACACTTCAAGGCCGAATCGAAGAAGGGCCTGTCACGCCGAGAGAAGTCGCCGAGTGGGTTGCGAAGATTGCCGATGCTGTCTATTTCGCTCACGAACGCGGGATCATTCATCGCGATATCAAGCCACACAATATTCTGATCGATGATCGCGGCGAGCCACAGTTGACAGATTTTGGCCTCGCCAGACGGACCGATGATGAGTCAAACCTGACGCTGGACGGCTCGGTCATGGGGACACCGGCCTATATGTCTCCGGAACAGCACGAGGTGACCATGCGGAAGTCGGACCTGCGAGCGATCAGTACAGCCTGGGGTGATCCTGTACAGAATTGTTGA